DNA sequence from the Lynx canadensis isolate LIC74 chromosome B2, mLynCan4.pri.v2, whole genome shotgun sequence genome:
ACCAAATCTGGATTTTGGCTGGTTGCTTCCTTCTTCCATAATTTTTGTTCTCTAGTAGATTTAGGGGCTTTGATTAAATTTGAATCAGTCTCACATTTCCTGACAAGAAAACTTAAATGGTGCAGTACACTTTTTGTTGAGGCAGGAGGCACCTAAATACCTAATTGTTCtacttttaatgaaataaaaaccaatCATTGGATTTGGGTGTTAATAACTTGATCTATCCATTTGAAAATACCCTGTTGACCTAGTGATTTCACCTAGTGATTTTATCAATGTTCATACCTAGATCTTCTATTTCATTAGGGAGTTTAACTTTCCCATTCTACACGTAGTAGTCACATTTCTTCTAGAAAGTACTTTCCTTTACCATGTATTATTTGGTTACTCTGAAATTCTACACATACAGGAAATGCAGGATACATGCTAGATTCTTTATCGATTTCTAGTGTTAGAAGTTGGTATCTTGGCAACTTCCAAAGGTAACCAAGTGAGtttttatggggggtgggggagtatcattttacagatgcttATGTATTGATATCTATCCTTTGTAGtcattattctttctgatgctcaAATTGCTCCATCTTTGCCCAGTGGGAGCTCCTTTAAGTTGGCTCCTGTGCCCTTTAGACAGGACCCAAGCAGTCTTTATTCTAGATTCACTTTGTACAAATCCTGCCCTAGACTTGGGATCATTTTTCTGAGGAGCCTTGATTCCTAAATGAGTGTTGTTCATGTTTTATCTAGCTTATTAGGAGGGCTTGGGGTCTCTGGGCCACGAAATTGCTGGAAATggacactccatctctctctgctcctgtgtgTGGCTTCCATCCTTCTCAAGCCTTTTCACCTACTCTTTGACTTTGTGTGGTCAATGGGCATAGAACTAACCATAACTGAGGCCTGTACCTGCCTTCAGAGCCCTTGGTTTCAGTATTTTCTGAGGGCAGCCCTAATATTGGGAGTGGGAGGTGATCTTGGAGAAAAACTGTACTTTTGGCTACTCTGAAAACGTTTTTATCTTGTCTAAACCCCCTGTCCGCAGGTGAACCAGTGTGTTATTGGTACGGCCCAGGCTAACAGGAAATGAAGACTGATCcagatcctgtgtgtgtgtttagggatggggatggggcagCTGAGGGATGCtttattggggggtggggggaaggggtgccATATGACCTGGGTCTATCAAataaagaacagtttttttttgttttgtttttgttttttttcgtCTTTTAATAACGGTTTTATTAGCGATTGCCCAAATCTGTAGAAATGGGAACTGTCCACTCTGCCAAGTATTTGTGCTCTGCAGGGCAAGGGCTTCAGCTTTTCTCCCCATTAGGCCATCCCCGGGAGTCTAGGTGGCCTGAGGCTCCCATACCCTCCCGGGTTGTCCGCATCTAGGAGATGTGCCCACTAGCCAACCACCGTCATTAGTTTGCCGCCGGCCACCCCAGCCCCACGCGGGAAGTCTCTGGTGGATAAGGGAAGGTGGGAACCCGAGCCCAGAGGCGGGGCTGGCGCGCCCTCCCACAAACTGCTGGCTCTCCCCTCCCGCCCTTTCCCTGCCTTAGCGTTCGAACCGCCAGGGCCGGCCCGCCCGCTGCCCATTGGCTGGCTCTCGGCGGCGTCACTGCCTCGCTACTAGCTCTCCTGGTCTGAGCACCCGCCCTAGAAGCGCTGGGCGGGACGCACGCCCGCTGACTAGCTCGCGCCAACCGGTAACGGCCGCCGCCCCATAGAGGAGGGGTCCAATCCTCCCAGGTGCCGCGCGCGGGAGGGGTCACGCGTGCGCAGAAGCGCGGCGGCGTTGGGGGGGAATTTGCCACGgggagggcggggccgggggcaAAGGCGGGAGGAGGGCGGGGCACTCGAGGGAGGAGGGCGTGGCGGGGGCGACGGGAAGGGTGAATGGAGGGCGGGGTCGTGAACTGGGGCCAGGAGGCGGGACTTGGAGTGACCATGGAGGTTGGGGGGGCAGTTAACGGATGTGGCTGGGGCGGGGGCCAGTCTGGAGGCCGGCTGTCGGGAGGGGGGGATTCCCTCCTGCCCCGAAGGCGGGTCTCCCTCCGAGGAAGGGGCTGtggggattccctctccctcctggtcTTGACTTTCCACCCGCCCCAGCTGTGGAGAGGGCACAGCTCGCTCGGCGGCCTCCAGGCCCGTTGGAGGTgagggaggtggggtgaggtggtgcccgccccccccaccggctcctccttccccccagtcctcccctcccaccaccctccccccgaGCCGgtttgtccctcccctcccctcccctcctttcccccgcCGCCTCCTCCTGCCGCTGCCGCTGCTTTGGCTGCTGCGTCATACGCCCCAGAGCTGCCGGGACggaggggctgggcctggggaccCCCCGGCCCTTGCCTGCCCGCCCTCCGACGCCCAGACGTGCCCTCCCCGCGTGGGGGGTTCGCCTCGGTCTCCCACGTCTGCCTCTGCCCGGCTCCCGGCGGCCCCAGCTGTCACTGGTAAGGAGGCGGCGGGAGGCGCccgtgggggggcagggagccggGGGTCGGCGCGCAGGGCGCGGGCGGGAGAGCCTCGCCGCCTAGGCATCGGTTCGGGCTGGGCCGACTCAAGTCCCCTCTCGGACTCGCCGTCATGGGGAGTAGAGACCGGGACTGGGACACGCCCCCCTCCCGGGGCACTCAGGGAAGTTATCTAACCCGGGGGCAGGGAGCCCCGTATTTGAGGGTGACCTGACATAACCTGGCATCAGGTTGATTGTTCTGAATGAGACACGCGGGCCCAGGGAGGCAGCCGTTCCTATTCTGGAAAACATCTCCAGAAAAGGTCCCAAAACACATCTCTGGGTAGCAGAGCACCCCAATTATGATACCTCTAACAGGAGAAGGTGATAGTAGAAACTGAATGGTATCCGTTGCTTCTTCGATCATCGTTTCTCCTACAATCTCAAGGCCAGGATATAGTATCCCAGGGGagctctggaagctgggaagCTAGAGAACTAggttgggaggtgggggtagTTAGGGAGAGGAGAGCCAGGCACCAGAGTTGGAAAAGCTGGAGTCAAGAAGCTTGGGAGGGGGGCTGTGTGATTTCCTATCCAGGTGCTTCAGATTTGGAGTCTGGGGGCACAGCAGCTTGAGTCCTTGAGGCAAAGAAAACTGGGGACAGTTTCTCAACATTCATAACCTTCTCCTATCCCACTTCTGGCTAGGCCCCCCCCAGGATGCAATGGCACAGCCCCCCCGGCTGAGCCGCTCTGGTGCCCCCCCACTTTGGGACCcagcctcccctgctcccacttcAGGCCCCAGGCCTCGACTTTGGGAGGGTCAAGATGTTTTGGCCAGATGGACGGATGGGCTGCTATACTTGGGGACCATCAAGAAGGTAAGACCTTTTTGATTTCTGACCTAGCGCCTTTCCCCCATTCCCCTTATGTAGTTCTGATTCCTGTTTCATCCCCTATGCTCATCCATTCCAGGTGGACAGTGCTCGGGAGGTGTGTCTGGTCCAGTTTGAGGACGATTCCCAGTTTCTGGTTCTATGGAAAGACATTAGCCCCGGTGAGACCCTGGGGACCCAAGTGTGTGCATGCCATGGAAAATAGAAACTTGACTTGGGGGATGGAAAGGGGCTTGAGGACAGGCCCTGCAACACTGTGTTTCCTCACAGCTGCCCTCCCTGGGGAGGAACTCCTCTGCTGTGTCTGTCGCTCTGAGACTGTGGTCCCTGGGAACCGGCTGGTCAGCTGTGAGAAGTGTCGCCACGGTGAGAGGGCGGGACACCTGAATGGTCTAGCTTGCCTCTGAACCTTCCCTCCACCATGGTCCTTATGCCATTGTCTTGGCTGAGTCCCCAAGCCATTGCTCTGGGCAGTGTCCTCAACCCTGTAACCTCATTCCCTTCCAGCACAGGGAAAAACAGCCATGGAGGGGGGAGGCGTGAGCTTTGTAGACAGTGGGTGCTTCAAATACACCCTTGTCTAATAAGATTTGGGGCAAATCCCCAAACCTCTAGGAGCCTGgttccctcatctgtagaatAAGAGTAATTCACTCACCGCAGCAGGATCGTGGCGAAAAATGAAATGAGGTGGCTGAGACTCTTCCTATCCCAGTATCTAGCCCACCCAGGTATGCAATGCCATAAGTGGTTGGTCTACCCTCAATATTATCATTATTCAGCTTATCACCAGGACTGCCACGTTCCCAGAGCTCCAGCccctggagagggagagggcccATCCTGGGTCTGCCGCCAGTGTGTCTTCGCCATCGCCACCAAGGTAAAGGCACTTTCCTGTGGGAACCCCCTACCCACAgcttctccccaccacccctctgaGGCGGCCTGTCCACTCCCTCTCTGCAGAGGGGGGGTGCACTGAAGAAGGGCCCTTACGCCCGggccatgctgggcatgaagctgTCACTGCCATATGGACTGAAGGGGCTCGACTGGGACGCTGGACATCTGAGCAACCGGCAGCAGAGCTACTGTTACTGTGGTGGTCCTGGGGAGTGAGTAATGAGGGGGGGGAGGTAAGGAATGAGTGATAGAGTAGGGGGGAGGCGGACTTCggggaatgaaggagaaagaacagagtgACGCGAGTGCCgaagagggcagggggaggtggtgaGTAGGGTCCGGGgcagtggaggtgggggcagtGTCTGGAGGTCACTAGGCCTGTGCTCCCCCGCAGGTGGAACCTGAAAATGCTGCAGTGCCGGAGCTGCCTGCAGTGGTTCCATGAAGCCTGCACCCAGTGTCTGAGCAAGCCCCTCCTCTATGGGGACAGGTGAGACTGGGGCAGCCGGGAGCCACGGGGagccctctcactctgctccacCCTCTTGGCGCCCTGCCATGCTGTCTCAGATCTGTCCTCTTCCCAAGCTCTGAAGCTTCCCTTCCCTGCGTGCCCCATCCTTGCTCGTGAGTCCTCTATAGTGTGGTAGGTATTGTTTTCTTGCGTAAGGTGTGTTCTCTCCTTCTCGCCCACTTCCAGGTTCTATGAGTTTGAATgctgtgtgtgtcgggggggccCTGAGAAGGTCAGGAGGCTACAGCTTCGCTGGTGAGCTGGTTTGGGGACCAGTGTAACTTCTCTCCGCACCCCCAGGATTTTATCCTGCACACCCCAACCTCCCAGCTCGGGATTCTCTAGGCTCTTTTAATGCTTCCACAACCTTGACAACCCAATATTTCTTCAGGGTGGATGTGGCCCATCTTGTCCTCTATCACCTCAGCGTTTGCTGtaagaaaaaatactttgattTTGACCGTGAGATCCTCCCATTCACCTCTGAGAATTGGGACAGTTTGCTCCTCGGGGAGGTAAGGGGTAGTGAGGCTTCGGCGGTGAGGGTGGAACAAGGAAGTAtaaagaaagggggaagggaagcacCACTGCTCCCCTGACcccattttccctcccctcccccagctctcagATACCCCCAAGGGAGAACGTTCTTCCAAACTCCTCTCTGCTCTCAACAGCCACAAGGACCGGTGAGTTGGATGGAGACAGGCTCAGAATGAGATGCAGATATGGATATGGAAtcctgggagggaaggggctgcCACCCCCCTGGAAGATCATCTCTGAAAAGTGACAGCATAAGAAGGGCTCTTTTTTACTGCACTGACCCTGTATCATTTGTCTCCTCACCCCAGTTTCATTTCAGGGAGGGAGATTAAGAAGAGGAAATGTTTGTTTGGTCTTCATGCTCGGATCCCTCCCCCTGTAGAGCCCCTTACTGGAGATGGAGCCCCCACCAGGTCACTGGTCCAGGGAGGATGGGGAAATTCTCAGGGTATCAGTAGGGGGTGGTATATGTATGGAGATGGGGAGGTCTTTGGGGTGtccgggagggggctggggggataAGGAGGCCTCTTACAGCTTCCCTTcagggcagggccctgggggaggggtcTCACGTCCCCTGGGGAAGCGCCGGAGGCCGGAGCCAGAGCCcctgaggaggaggcagaaggggaaAATGGAGGAGCTGGGGCCACCCTCAGCAGTGCGCAATCAGCCCGAGCCCCAGGAGCAAAGGGAGCGGGCTCGTCTGCAGAGGGCACTGCAGGTACAGGGGCAGGGGGATCCCCACGGAGCAAACGGTGGTGTGGGAAGGAATCAAGGATTATCTCTCAGTCCTTTGCTCCTTCTTCTAGGCCTCAGTGTCTCCACCAACCCCCAGCCCTAACCAGAGTTACCAGGGCAGCAGCGGCTACAACTTCCGGCCCACAGACGCCCGCTGCCTGCCCAGGTCAGTGCTCCTTCACCCTCCAACCAGATATGCACCCTTGGAGTCTCTTCTCCAATTATCTACATCCTCTGAACTTTCTTACCCAGAATTATTTCTCCCCCTTGGCTCCCCACTTCTTGTCTTAGAGAGACTTCTAGAACCAATGTCTGATCCCTAGTATTCTGGGGATGGGGATTCCTTGGGGCTAATGTTTGCGCTCTTCCCTTCTCAGTGGGAGAGGGTCCTATTCCCCTGCTTCAGGTCCTGactttccccctccccaaccccagcagTCCCATCCGGATGTTCGCTTCCTTCCACCCCTCTGCCAGCACCGCAGGGACCTCTGGGGATGGTGAACCCCCAGACAGGTGAGATTCTACCCCTTTGCCTGTGCCACCCCTCTTCACCTCTATGTTCCTAAGTTCCTCAGTCTCTAACTTGATTGCTTCGTTCCTCTGATCCACATGTGAGCTCCATTTTCAGTCAGTCCTTATCTGCATCTGGACTCACAATTGCCTTCTCTCCCTAGGTCACCCCTGGAACTTCACATTGGTTTCCCCACAGACATCCCTAAAAGTGCCCCCCACTCGATGACTGCCTCATCTTCCTCagtcccagccccctccccaggtctTCCTAGACGCTCAGCACCCGCTTCTCCCCTGTGCCGTAGTTTGTCTCCTGGGACTGGGGGAGGAGTCCGAGGTGGGGTTGGCTACCTGTCCCGAGGGGACCCTGTCCGGGTCCTTGCTCGGAGAGTACGGCCTGATGGTTCTGTGCAGTACCTGGttgagtggggaggtgggggcatcTTCTGAACAGcctgcctctgcccacctccccattcacacacacCGGCACTTTCATaccctgacctctgacctcacCTACAGCTGGGATGTACCTGGGGAGGTAGGGGGTAGTTCTCTCTACTGCCCAGGCTGGAATCCAGGTGGGGGGATTGGGGGAGAGgctgtctcttctctgctcccttcGTGATTCCTgacccttcccccatccctcttCCCATTTCCTTTGATGTTATTTTGTtacagctttttaaatattttttaaaattatttaacccCTGGGGACTGAGActgagggcaggggggtgggggatgataAAGGATCCCAGACTCTGTATGATtgaaataaaggtaaataaacaaaTCTAGCAGCCCTGGGTCATTCTGGAAGATGAGAACACAGGAAACAGAAGCACTTCTAATCTTCCCAAATTCACATATGTGACAAGAAAAGAGGCAAAAGGCAGAGAGAACCACAGACAGGATTTATTAGGGGCCCAGTTATCACTGCAAGTCAAAGGGCATTGAAATATACAAGGGGAACATGGCAGGAACCGGGCTCATCATGGTAGGACTGTGCTGGAGTCTGCAACTGACTCTGTAACCTGGTGCACCCAATGCAAGTATGGGGAGTTCCCCTGCTCCACAGGCAATGCGATCACCTCGGCCACTTCGTAAGGGTGCACAGAACTGAAAaaatggtgggggcgggggggaggaatCACTCAAAGATTTACCTAAAGGAGCCCACTCCCTCGGACTGCCCAACAAGTCCTACCCCACGCCCTCACCCCTACCCACGTCAGAGTTCTCACCGAACATAATCTGTCAAAGCTGGAACCAAGGAACTTCGGGTTTTAATCATCTAAGAAGCAAAGATAAGCATGATTGAATCAGGGGTGGGGTTGATTTCAGGATCTCTTGACGGATAGGAGTCAAAAGGGTTTCGCTGGATGGGGAAACGTTTCTCACCATCAGCACTTCATTGTCCTCCTCAAGCTCTCCTTTCCATTCATAGCTGAAAAGGTCAGGGAGAGAGTGTTAAGGGAGCAAAGACTGCCCTCAAGGAAAGGCCCAGTCAGCCCCTAGAGTCAGgttaactcccccccccccaaagcctaTGACTCACATGGATGTAATCTGAGGGATGAGGTTAACGCAGGCTGCCAGGCGCTTCTCCACCACAGCCCTGAAGGTGAAGAGAAAGCCCCATTCAGAATGCCCCATGACCCGGATTTTTGCACTGGCAGCCAAAGGACAGGGTTCCAAAGCGGGAGATCAGGCAGGAAGCTGCAGGAGTGCACTTCTCTGCCACCTCCAACTCTCTCCCCTCACGATCCTCCTTCCTGGCCCCACGCTAAGGTTCCCACCTGGCGATCTCCTTGGCGACCCTCTCGTTGGGGCAGGTGACAAAGGCTGCAGAGACTGAGCCGGGAACATAGCCTGAGCTCGAGGCCGGCGAGGGCTGGGACGGAGGGCTTCCGGAAGCCATGGTCAGCAGAGCTCGGGGTAGCAAGAGAAGGCGAGAGGCCACAGGCAGCAGCGCCGGCATCCAAAGAAGCGACAGAAGCAGAGCGGCCTGAGAGCACGAAATGAATTCGGTGTCACTCCACAAC
Encoded proteins:
- the CUTA gene encoding protein CutA isoform X2: MSWGRASAILFGAGAALLLSLLWMPALLPVASRLLLLPRALLTMASGSPPSQPSPASSSGYVPGSVSAAFVTCPNERVAKEIARAVVEKRLAACVNLIPQITSIYEWKGELEEDNEVLMMIKTRSSLVPALTDYVRSVHPYEVAEVIALPVEQGNSPYLHWVHQVTESVADSSTVLP
- the CUTA gene encoding protein CutA isoform X3, whose amino-acid sequence is MPALLPVASRLLLLPRALLTMASGSPPSQPSPASSSGYVPGSVSAAFVTCPNERVAKEIARAVVEKRLAACVNLIPQITSIYEWKGELEEDNEVLMMIKTRSSLVPALTDYVRSVHPYEVAEVIALPVEQGNSPYLHWVHQVTESVADSSTVLP
- the PHF1 gene encoding PHD finger protein 1 isoform X3, coding for MAQPPRLSRSGAPPLWDPASPAPTSGPRPRLWEGQDVLARWTDGLLYLGTIKKVDSAREVCLVQFEDDSQFLVLWKDISPAALPGEELLCCVCRSETVVPGNRLVSCEKCRHAYHQDCHVPRAPAPGEGEGPSWVCRQCVFAIATKRGGALKKGPYARAMLGMKLSLPYGLKGLDWDAGHLSNRQQSYCYCGGPGEWNLKMLQCRSCLQWFHEACTQCLSKPLLYGDRFYEFECCVCRGGPEKVRRLQLRWVDVAHLVLYHLSVCCKKKYFDFDREILPFTSENWDSLLLGELSDTPKGERSSKLLSALNSHKDRFISGREIKKRKCLFGLHARIPPPVEPLTGDGAPTSFPSGQGPGGGVSRPLGKRRRPEPEPLRRRQKGKMEELGPPSAVRNQPEPQEQRERARLQRALQASVSPPTPSPNQSYQGSSGYNFRPTDARCLPSSPIRMFASFHPSASTAGTSGDGEPPDRSPLELHIGFPTDIPKSAPHSMTASSSSVPAPSPGLPRRSAPASPLCRSLSPGTGGGVRGGVGYLSRGDPVRVLARRVRPDGSVQYLVEWGGGGIF
- the PHF1 gene encoding PHD finger protein 1 isoform X5; protein product: MAQPPRLSRSGAPPLWDPASPAPTSGPRPRLWEGQDVLARWTDGLLYLGTIKKVDSAREVCLVQFEDDSQFLVLWKDISPAALPGEELLCCVCRSETVVPGNRLVSCEKCRHAYHQDCHVPRAPAPGEGEGPSWVCRQCVFAIATKRGGALKKGPYARAMLGMKLSLPYGLKGLDWDAGHLSNRQQSYCYCGGPGEWNLKMLQCRSCLQWFHEACTQCLSKPLLYGDRFYEFECCVCRGGPEKVRRLQLRWVDVAHLVLYHLSVCCKKKYFDFDREILPFTSENWDSLLLGELSDTPKGERSSKLLSALNSHKDRFISGREIKKRKCLFGLHARIPPPVEPLTGDGAPTRPQCLHQPPALTRVTRAAAATTSGPQTPAACPVPSGCSLPSTPLPAPQGPLGMVNPQTGHPWNFTLVSPQTSLKVPPTR
- the PHF1 gene encoding PHD finger protein 1 isoform X4, whose translation is MAQPPRLSRSGAPPLWDPASPAPTSGPRPRLWEGQDVLARWTDGLLYLGTIKKVDSAREVCLVQFEDDSQFLVLWKDISPAALPGEELLCCVCRSETVVPGNRLVSCEKCRHAYHQDCHVPRAPAPGEGEGPSWVCRQCVFAIATKRGGALKKGPYARAMLGMKLSLPYGLKGLDWDAGHLSNRQQSYCYCGGPGEWNLKMLQCRSCLQWFHEACTQCLSKPLLYGDRFYEFECCVCRGGPEKVRRLQLRWVDVAHLVLYHLSVCCKKKYFDFDREILPFTSENWDSLLLGELSDTPKGERSSKLLSALNSHKDRFISGREIKKRKCLFGLHARIPPPVEPLTGDGAPTRPQCLHQPPALTRVTRAAAATTSGPQTPAACPAVPSGCSLPSTPLPAPQGPLGMVNPQTGHPWNFTLVSPQTSLKVPPTR
- the PHF1 gene encoding PHD finger protein 1 isoform X1 — its product is MAQPPRLSRSGAPPLWDPASPAPTSGPRPRLWEGQDVLARWTDGLLYLGTIKKVDSAREVCLVQFEDDSQFLVLWKDISPAALPGEELLCCVCRSETVVPGNRLVSCEKCRHAYHQDCHVPRAPAPGEGEGPSWVCRQCVFAIATKRGGALKKGPYARAMLGMKLSLPYGLKGLDWDAGHLSNRQQSYCYCGGPGEWNLKMLQCRSCLQWFHEACTQCLSKPLLYGDRFYEFECCVCRGGPEKVRRLQLRWVDVAHLVLYHLSVCCKKKYFDFDREILPFTSENWDSLLLGELSDTPKGERSSKLLSALNSHKDRFISGREIKKRKCLFGLHARIPPPVEPLTGDGAPTSFPSGQGPGGGVSRPLGKRRRPEPEPLRRRQKGKMEELGPPSAVRNQPEPQEQRERARLQRALQASVSPPTPSPNQSYQGSSGYNFRPTDARCLPSPIRMFASFHPSASTAGTSGDGEPPDRSPLELHIGFPTDIPKSAPHSMTASSSSVPAPSPGLPRRSAPASPLCRSLSPGTGGGVRGGVGYLSRGDPVRVLARRVRPDGSVQYLVEWGGGGIF
- the CUTA gene encoding protein CutA isoform X1, coding for MFGPASAVVAWCAFSYHVTAAQAALLLSLLWMPALLPVASRLLLLPRALLTMASGSPPSQPSPASSSGYVPGSVSAAFVTCPNERVAKEIARAVVEKRLAACVNLIPQITSIYEWKGELEEDNEVLMMIKTRSSLVPALTDYVRSVHPYEVAEVIALPVEQGNSPYLHWVHQVTESVADSSTVLP
- the PHF1 gene encoding PHD finger protein 1 isoform X2, which translates into the protein MAQPPRLSRSGAPPLWDPASPAPTSGPRPRLWEGQDVLARWTDGLLYLGTIKKVDSAREVCLVQFEDDSQFLVLWKDISPAALPGEELLCCVCRSETVVPGNRLVSCEKCRHAYHQDCHVPRAPAPGEGEGPSWVCRQCVFAIATKRGGALKKGPYARAMLGMKLSLPYGLKGLDWDAGHLSNRQQSYCYCGGPGEWNLKMLQCRSCLQWFHEACTQCLSKPLLYGDRFYEFECCVCRGGPEKVRRLQLRWVDVAHLVLYHLSVCCKKKYFDFDREILPFTSENWDSLLLGELSDTPKGERSSKLLSALNSHKDRFISGREIKKRKCLFGLHARIPPPVEPLTGDGAPTSFPSGQGPGGGVSRPLGKRRRPEPEPLRRRQKGKMEELGPPSAVRNQPEPQEQRERARLQRALQASVSPPTPSPNQSYQGSSGYNFRPTDARCLPRSPLELHIGFPTDIPKSAPHSMTASSSSVPAPSPGLPRRSAPASPLCRSLSPGTGGGVRGGVGYLSRGDPVRVLARRVRPDGSVQYLVEWGGGGIF